In the genome of Panthera uncia isolate 11264 chromosome B3 unlocalized genomic scaffold, Puncia_PCG_1.0 HiC_scaffold_1, whole genome shotgun sequence, one region contains:
- the THBS1 gene encoding thrombospondin-1 — MGLAWGLSVLFLLHVCGSNRIPESGGDNSVFDIFELTGAARKGSGRRLVKGPDSSSPAFRIEDANLIPPVPDDKFQDLVDAVRAEKGFLLLASLRQMKKTRGTLLAIERKDHSGQVFSVVSNGKAGTLDLSLTVQGMQHVVSVEEALLATGQWKSITLFVQEDRAQLYIDCEKMENAELDVPIQSIFTRDLANVARLRIAKGGVNDNFQGVLQNVRFVFGTTPEAILRNKGCSSSTNVLLTLDNNVVNGSSPAIRTNYIGHKTKDLQAICGISCDELSSMVLELRGLRTIVTTLQDSIRKVTEENKELANELRRPPLCYHNGVQYRNNEEWTVDSCTECRCQNSVTICKKVSCPIMPCSNATVPDGECCPRCWPSDSADDGWSPWSEWTSCSVTCGNGIQQRGRSCDSLNNRCEGSSVQTRTCHIQECDKRFKQDGGWSHWSPWSSCSVTCGDGVITRIRLCNSPSPQMNGKPCEGEARETKACRRDACPINGGWGPWSLWDICSVTCGGGVQTRSRLCNNPTPQFGGKDCVGDATENQICNKQDCPIDGCLSNPCFAGVKCTSYPDGSWKCGACPPGYSGNGIQCKDIDECKEVPDACFNHNGEHRCENTDPGYNCLPCPPRFTGPQPFGRGVEYATANKQVCKPRNPCTDGTHDCNKNAKCSYLGHYSDPMYRCECKPGYAGNGIICGEDTDLDGWPNEDLVCVANATYHCKKDNCPNLPNSGQEDYDKDGIGDACDDDDDNDKIPDDRDNCPFHYNPAQYDYDRDDVGDRCDNCPYNHNPDQADTDNNGEGDACAADIDGDGILNERDNCQYVYNVDQRDTDMDGVGDQCDNCPLEHNPDQLDSDSDRIGDTCDNNQDIDEDGHQNNLDNCPYVPNANQADHDKDGKGDACDHDDDNDGIPDDRDNCRLVPNPDQKDSDGDGRGDACKDDFDHDNVPDIDDICPENIDISETDFRRFQMIPLDPKGTSQNDPNWVVRHQGKELVQTVNCDPGLAVGYDEFNAVDFSGTFFINTERDDDYAGFVFGYQSSSRFYVVMWKQVTQSYWDTNPTRAQGYSGLSVKVVNSTTGPGEHLRNALWHTGNTPGQVRTLWHDPRHIGWKDFTAYRWRLSHRPKTGFIRVVMYEGKKIMADSGPIYDKTYAGGRLGLFVFSQEMVFFSDLKYECRDS, encoded by the exons ATGGGGCTGGCCTGGGGACTCAGTGTCCTCTTCCTGTTGCATGTATGTGGCTCCAACCGTATTCCAG AATCCGGGGGAGACAACAGCGTGTTCGACATCTTTGAACTCACAGGCGCTGCCCGGAAGGGCTCTGGGCGCCGGCTGGTGAAGGGTCCTGACTCTTCCAGCCCAGCTTTCCGCATCGAGGATGCCAACCTGATCCCCCCTGTGCCTGATGACAAGTTCCAAGACCTGGTGGATGCTGTGCGGGCAGAGAAAGGCTTCCTTCTCTTGGCCTCCCTGAGGCAGATGAAGAAGACCCGAGGCACACTGCTGGCCATAGAACGGAAAGACCACTCTGGCCAGGTTTTCAGTGTGGTCTCCAATGGCAAGGCGGGCACCCTGGACCTGAGCCTAACCGTGCAGGGGATGCAGCATGTGGTGTCGGTGGAAGAAGCGCTCCTGGCGACCGGCCAATGGAAGAGCATCACCCTGTTTGTGCAGGAGGACAGGGCCCAGCTGTACATCGACTGTGAGAAGATGGAGAACGCCGAGCTGGATGTCCCCATCCAAAGCATCTTCACCAGGGACCTGGCCAACGTTGCCAGACTCCGCATCGCAAAAGGAGGTGTCAATGACAATTTCCAG GGGGTGCTGCAGAATGTGAGGTTCGTCTTCGGAACCACACCAGAAGCCATCCTCAGGAACAAAGGCTGTTCGAGCT CTACCAACGTCCTTCTCACCCTCGACAACAACGTGGTAAACGGCTCCAGCCCTGCCATCCGGACTAACTACATTGGCCACAAGACAAAGGATCTGCAAGCCATCTGTGGCATTTCCTGCGATGAGCTGTCCAGCATGGTCCTGGAGTTGAGGGGCCTGCGCACCATCGTGACCACGCTCCAGGACAGCATCCGCAAAGTG aCTGAAGAGAACAAGGAGTTGGCCAATGAGCTGAGGAGGCCTCCCCTCTGCTACCACAACGGAGTTCAGTACAGGAATAACGAGGAATGGACTGTTGATAGCTGCACGGAGTGTCGCTGTCAG AACTCTGTTACCATCTGCAAAAAAGTGTCCTGCCCCATCATGCCCTGCTCCAATGCCACAGTTCCCGATGGAGAATGCTGCCCACGGTGTTGGC CCAGCGACTCTGCGGATGATGGCTGGTCCCCGTGGTCTGAGTGGACCTCCTGCTCTGTGACCTGTGGCAACGGAATCCAGCAGCGCGGTCGCTCCTGCGACAGCCTCAACAACCGCTGCGAGGGCTCCTCTGTCCAGACGCGGACCTGCCACATTCAGGAGTGTGACAAGAGAT TTAAACAGGATGGTGGCTGGAGCCACTGGTCCCCGTGGTCGTCTTGTTCTGTGACATGCGGTGACGGTGTGATCACAAGGATCCGACTCTGCAATTCCCCTAGCCCCCAGATGAACGGGAAGCCGTGTGAAGGCGAAGCTCGGGAGACCAAGGCCTGCAGGAGAGACGCGTGCCCCA TCAATGGAGGCTGGGGTCCCTGGTCACTGTGGGACATCTGTTCTGTCACCTGCGGAGGAGGGGTGCAGACACGTAGCCGGCTCTGCAACAACCCCACACCCCAGTTTGGAGGCAAGGACTGCGTTGGTGATGCGACAGAAAACCAGATCTGCAACAAGCAGGACTGTCCAATTG ACGGATGCCTGTCCAATCCCTGCTTTGCTGGGGTCAAGTGTACCAGTTACCCTGATGGCAGCTGGAAATGTGGTGCTTGTCCCCCCGGCTACAGTGGAAATGGCATCCAGTGCAAAGACATCGATGAG TGCAAGGAAGTACCTGACGCCTGCTTCAACCACAACGGGGAGCACAGGTGTGAGAACACGGACCCGGGCTACAACTGTCTGCCCTGCCCCCCGCGCTTCACTGGCCCGCAGCCCTTCGGCCGGGGTGTGGAATATGCCACCGCCAACAAACAG GTATGCAAGCCCCGCAACCCCTGCACAGATGGGACACACGACTGCAACAAGAACGCCAAGTGCAGCTACCTGGGCCATTACAGTGACCCCATGTACCGCTGTGAGTGCAAGCCCGGCTACGCAGGCAATGGCATCATCTGCGGTGAGGACACGGACCTGGACGGCTGGCCCAACGAGGACCTGGTGTGCGTGGCCAATGCCACCTACCACTGCAAAAAG GATAATTGCCCCAACCTTCCCAACTCCGGGCAGGAAGACTATGACAAGGATGGAATTGGCGACGCCTGTGATGACGACGATGACAATGATAAAATCCCAGATGACAGG gacaaCTGTCCATTCCACTATAACCCAGCCCAGTATGACTATGACCGGGATGACGTGGGAGACCGCTGTGACAACTGCCCCTACAACCACAACCCAGATCAGGCTGACACAGACAACAACGGGGAAGGAGATGCCTGCGCCGCTGACATCGACGGGGATG GTATCCTCAATGAACGAGACAACTGCCAGTACGTCTACAACGTGGACCAGAGGGACACGGATATGGATGGGGTCGGCGATCAGTGTGACAACTGCCCCCTGGAACACAATCCAGATCAG CTCGACTCTGACTCAGACCGCATCGGAGACACCTGTGACAACAATCAGGATATTGATGAAGATGGCCACCAGAACAACCTGGACAATTGTCCCTATGTGCCCAATGCCAACCAGGCTGACCATGACAAGGACGGCAAGGGAGACGCCTGTGACCATGATGATGACAACGATGGCATTCCTGATGATAGGGACAACTGCAGACTCGTGCCCAATCCTGACCAGAAGGATTCTGATG GTGACGGTCGAGGTGATGCTTGCAAAGATGATTTTGACCATGACAATGTGCCAGACATCGATGACATCTGTCCCGAAAACATTGATATCAGTGAGACCGATTTCCGCCGATTCCAGATGATTCCTCTAGATCCCAAAGGGACGTCCCAAAATGACCCTAACTGGGTGGTGCGCCATCAGGGTAAAGAACTTGTCCAGACTGTCAACTGCGATCCAGGACTTGCTGTAG gtTATGATGAGTTTAATGCAGTGGACTTCAGTGGCACCTTCTTCATCAACACTGAGAGGGATGATGACTATGCTGGATTCGTGTTTGGCTACCAGTCTAGCAGCCGCTTTTATGTGGTGATGTGGAAGCAAGTCACCCAGTCCTACTGGGACACCAACCCCACTAGGGCTCAGGGATACTCAGGCCTTTCTGTGAAAGTGGTGAACTCCACAACAGGGCCCGGCGAGCACCTACGGAACGCCCTTTGGCACACGGGAAACACCCCCGGCCAG gtGCGCACTCTGTGGCATGACCCTCGTCACATAGGCTGGAAAGATTTCACTGCCTACAGATGGCGTCTCAGCCACCGACCAAAGACGGGTTTCATTAG AGTGGTGATGTACGAAGGGAAGAAAATCATGGCTGACTCGGGACCCATCTACGACAAAACCTATGCTGGAGGTAGACTGGGGTTGTTTGTCTTCTCTCAAGAAATGGTGTTCTTCTCCGACCTGAAATACGAATGCAGAG ATTCCTAA